One genomic region from Verrucomicrobiota bacterium encodes:
- a CDS encoding tyrosine-type recombinase/integrase, whose translation MTKTTCPSIAKFADFVQLKDYRPPTKDEYVRYEEVRIAPPQTLPLVLAREQVAALLGAVQQARYRTALTLIYGTGLRVGEAVRIELRDLRDTHTEHPRLHVRCGKGGKDRYVPLAPALVVQLRAWWKTHQHPVFLFPGPSSGWRERAQPADAAQRTERHLSVSAVQNTFRLARAASGVPAAATVHTLRHCYATHLLEEGVSLRLISQYLGHASLETTLIYTHLTPLNEARTRAALEVLHRAVRGTVE comes from the coding sequence ATGACTAAAACTACGTGTCCCTCCATCGCAAAATTCGCGGACTTTGTCCAACTCAAAGATTATCGCCCGCCCACCAAGGACGAGTACGTCCGTTACGAGGAGGTGCGCATCGCCCCGCCGCAAACGTTGCCGCTGGTGTTGGCGCGCGAGCAGGTGGCGGCGTTGCTGGGCGCGGTGCAGCAAGCGCGCTATCGCACGGCCCTGACCTTGATCTATGGCACCGGGTTGCGCGTGGGCGAAGCGGTGCGCATTGAACTGCGCGATCTGCGCGACACGCACACCGAACATCCGCGCTTGCACGTGCGTTGCGGCAAGGGCGGCAAGGATCGCTACGTGCCGCTGGCCCCGGCGCTGGTGGTCCAACTGCGCGCGTGGTGGAAAACGCATCAGCATCCGGTCTTCCTCTTTCCGGGGCCGAGCAGCGGGTGGCGCGAACGGGCGCAACCGGCCGACGCCGCCCAACGCACCGAGCGGCACCTGAGTGTGAGCGCGGTGCAGAACACGTTTCGGCTGGCGCGGGCGGCGAGCGGAGTGCCGGCCGCGGCGACGGTGCATACGTTGCGGCACTGTTACGCGACGCATCTGCTGGAGGAGGGCGTGTCGCTGCGGTTGATCTCGCAATATCTGGGGCACGCGTCGCTGGAGACGACGTTGATCTACACGCACCTGACGCCCTTGAACGAGGCGCGCAC